A single window of Ananas comosus cultivar F153 linkage group 19, ASM154086v1, whole genome shotgun sequence DNA harbors:
- the LOC109724891 gene encoding haloacid dehalogenase-like hydrolase domain-containing protein 3, with protein MSILSKLRCITVDVTGTLIAYKGELGDYYCMAAKAVGLPCPDYKRMHEGFKAAYSDMARRYPCFGHAAKIPNIDWWRSCVKDSFVRAGYEYDEETFEKVFRRIYSSFGSSAPYSVFPDAQPFLRWARQKGLTVGIVSNAEYRYQDVILPALGLNKGSEWDFGVFSGIVGVEKPDPKIYQIALEKAGNVAPEEVLHIGDSMRKDYIPARSIGMHAVLLDRFKTRDAESWRESGAMVFPDLVAVQHWLTKEEVIAAGQQG; from the exons ATGTCGATCCTGTCGAAGTTACGCTGCATCACTGTGGATGTCACGGGTACTCTAATAGCTTACAAAGGAGAGCTCGGCGACTACTACTGTATGGCTGCTAAAGCAGTAGGATTGCCATGCCCTGATTATAAAAGAATGCATGAAGGTTTTAAGGCTGCGTACAGCGATATGGCAAGAAGGTACCCGTGCTTTGGACATGCGGCGAAGATACCGAATATCGATTGGTGGAGATCATGCGTCAAGGACTCCTTTGTCAGG GCCGGCTATGAATACGATGAGGAGACATTTGAGAAGGTATTCAGACGCATATATTCGTCTTTCGGTTCCTCGGCCCCGTACTCGGTATTTCCTGATGCTCAGCCCTTCCTGAGATGGGCACGTCAGAAGGGTCTCACTGTCGGAATTGTTAGCAACGCCGAATACCGTTATCAAGATGTTATTCTTCCTGCTTTGGGTCTGAATAAG GGATCAGAATGGGACTTTGGGGTGTTCTCGGGCATCGTCGGGGTCGAAAAACCCGATCCGAAAATCTATCAAATCGCATTGGAAAAGGCGGGAAATGTAGCACCTGAAGAAGTACTACATATCGGGGATAGCATGCGGAAGGACTACATTCCGGCCCGCAGCATAGGAATGCACGCGGTGCTTCTGGACAGATTCAAAACACGAGACGCGGAGAGTTGGAGAGAGTCGGGCGCGATGGTGTTTCCCGATCTCGTCGCCGTTCAGCACTGGCTTACCAAGGAAGAAGTGATAGCAGCTGGCCAACAAGGATAG